The stretch of DNA ATCGTCGCCGCGTGGTGGACACCGCCGCCGGGAGGCGGGGTGCCGGGAGCGTTCGGCGCACCGGGAGGCTGCGGGGCGTTCGGAGCCGCGGGCGGCTGAGGTCCCTCGGGGCCGAGCGCCGATACGAGCTGCGTCGGGACGTAACCGCCCGCCGGGGTGCCCGGAGCACCGGGGCCGGACGGCGGCGGCGTACTGCCCTGCGGCACACCGGGAGTCCCCGGGGCGCTGGGCGGCGGCGGCGTACTCGCACCGCTGCCACGCGCACCGCGCGGCGGCCCCTGCGCCTTGCTGGTCGCGGCGTCGGCGATGTCCCCGGCGCCGGGCGGCACCGCGCCGGGAGCGGAACCCTGCGGATAGCCGTACGTGGACGGGGCCGGAGCGCTCACGCCCGGAGGCGGCGGCATGTTCACCGCGGCGCCGGCGGGCGGCGGGGGCAGGTTCGGCCCGGGAGCGGCCGGGGGCTGCGCACCGGGAGCACCGGAAGCACCGGCGCCCGGAGGCGGCGGCAGGTTCGGGCCGTCGAGCGCGGGCGCCACCGTCGTCGACGGAAGGCCGCTGCCGCCGTGCATCAGCGCGGTCTTGGCCTCCGGCGCCACACCGGGCGGCGGAGTGTCGTCATCGTCACCGCCGACCAGCGGCGGCGCGAACACCGTCGCGGGCGCAGGCACCGAACGGTCGTCGCCGGACTCCGCGTTGGTGTCCGTACCGGCCCACGGCGTGTCCCCGGCAGGCGCACTCGACGCCCCGGCCGCGGGCCACGGCGTACCGCCACCGGGCGCTTCGGGGGCGGCGGACGCGGCAGGAGCCACAGGCGCGGCGGGAGCAACAGGCGCGGCAGGCGCCGACGGCACCGACGACGCATCCGACCCGGCGGACGCACCCGCAGCCGCAGCCGCCCCCGCACCCGCGGACTCCGCCCTGCGATCCGGGATACCCAGCTTGTCCGCCGCCTCCTGGAGCCACTCCGGAGGGCTCAACAGGAACGACGTCTGATTCAGGTCCACCCGCTCCGGCGGAGCCGGCGCCGCGTCCTCCGGCGCCGCATCCAGGGCGCCGTACTCCTCCTCGTACCGGCGGATCACCTCACCGACCGGAAGACCCGGCCAGAGCGTGGCGTCGCCGCTGTCCCGCGCGATGACGAGCCGCTGACGGCCGCCGTCGGACACCGGGCCGTTCTCACGGTCCTCCGCCCACACGACGAAACCGAGCTCGAACTCCCGTACCCGCACCTCACGATGCTGGTATCCGGGCACATCGCCGTTGATCCACTCCTCGGCGCGCTCCTGCGCCTGCGCGAAGGTCACCATCGCCAAGTCACTCCCCCACCGGGACGGCGCGCGCGAAGCCGCCGTCCACCATCAGGTTCGCCACGGTCTCCAACTCCGGCGGATTCCCCGCGAGTCGGGACAAGAAAGCGTCGAAGTCGTCACCGCACGGAAGCAGCAGCCGCTGCACCCGCTCGGCGGGCTGCCAGGCGGCCGTTTCCGAGACGTCCCGTGCGTCGTCGTACGCGCAGAACCACACCGAACCGATCAGATCGCCCTTGACCTTCACGGCGAGAATGCCGCCCTGCACGAAGCCAACTGCCAGGTAGTCCTTGGTGAGATGGTCGCGCAGGCACTTGTTCACGTACACCAGGTCGTTGACCGCGGCCTCGTCCCGCACCGTGAAGAACGGCTGGTCGATCAGGAGACCGAGCTCCGCGTCAAGGGCCGTGCCGACCGGCGCGCAGCCGCCCGCCGCCTTCAGGAAGGAACGGTAGGCACCGGGCAGCCGGTAACCCAGCTCCTCCTCGGCGCCGAGAACCTCCTGCTCGCTCACCGCGACCGCCGACTTCGGCAGCGCGAGATGCGCCGGGCGGGTCTCCTGGAGCGGGCGCGTGCCCCTCTTGTTCTGGTCCACCGGCGTCGTGGCGAGCCCGCCGTGATGACGCAGGAGCGCCTTCACCTCCACCGGGACCAGCTCAAGACGCCTGCCGCCCGGCACGTGGTGCCAGGTCCAGCCGTGCGGGGTCGCCACCGGCGGGATCGTGTCCCACAACTCATGGTCCGCCGCGGCCATCGCCGCGTTCGCGGAGACATAGTCCGTCAGGCGCAGCTCGTCGACGCCGAAACCCTCCGGGGGCTCGGCGATCTCAGCGGCCGCACGCGCGTAGGCCGAGAAGTCCGGATAGCCGTGCTCGTCCACGCGCACACCTCTGGGATGGCGCGTGGCCCGGACCGGATCCGGGAAGTGCACGACCTGCCCGGCGTAGGCCGCGTTCGGCGGTGCGGCCTGCTGCCCCAGCCGACCTGTCGTCATGGCGGTTGCCCCCTGCGGCACTGTTAATGGTTCTGCGGATCGCTGTGCGTCAATGTCGCTTGCGCGGATTTGCGTACTTCGTCCTGCGTTCCGCGGTCTGCGGATGTCGACAGCCTATGCGTAAGGACGACACCGGTCACCGGGCCTCCGGTTCCATGACCAGCAGCCACCGGACCGTCACCGTGCGACGAAAGCCAGGCGTGTCGCGGCGCCCCAGCTTCCGCACCACCCGCCCCATTTGGCAGGCTGTCCCCGCAACGCGGGGGCGTGGCACACGCGGTCACAACCGCGAGTTGCGGGGAGGGAAGCACCACCATGCACACGGCACAGACCAGTACGGCCGGCCGCACGACAGGCACGACGGCACCCACGGCGACCGCCGAGAACCCCGCCGACGCGGGAGATCCACGCGTCGGCTGGAGCAACACGTCCGCGCACGCGCCCACACTGCGCCAGCGCCGCGACGGCATACTCCCCACCGTCGCCGCCGCACTCTCCGTCCGCGGCGCGACCCTCACCTGCACCGCGGGCCGCGGTGAAGAACCTCCCGCTCTGCACCCACTCGTACAGGACTTCCTCGACACCCTCACAAGCGGCCAGCGCGAACGCTTCACCGGGCGGTGCGCCGAAGCCATCCTCATCTCGCGCCACCTCACGGCAGCCGACGGCAGCCGCTCCAAACGCGCGGCACGAAAACCGATGACCAACGGCGAGGCCCGCAAGGCCCTCAAGCACGCCAAGCTCACCACCCGCCGCATCCGCGAGGACGGCGACCCCCTGCACGGCGGCTTCGCCCGCCCCTGCCGCTCCTGCACCGCCCTCACAGCGCACTTCGGCGTACGGATCGTGGAACCCGCCACACCGGAATCCTGATCCCCACCACCGAGCCGCGAACCGCGAACCGCAACGAGGGCAGCCGCACATGCACACGGACCAGCACACCGAGAACCCCACCCAGCCGACCGCCGCGTCCCCCCGCTTCCCCGTCCCCGTCGACGCCGCCCTGCGCGCGGCCGGCTGGACCCCAGGACGCTGGGACATAAAGCAGGCCGAGATCTGGGCCGACGTCCTGCGCCGCCACACCTCACCCGCGGGGCACCGGCACGCCGTCTTCCCCGCCGCCGTCGAGGCATGGGCCGAGTTCGGCGGACTGCACATCACCCCGCAGGGCCCCGGCCGCCACATAGCGCCCGCCACCGTCCACCTCGACCCCCTCTACGGCCTCCACCTGGCCCGCACCCTCGGCGACCTCGGCCGCGCCCTCGACACCGAGGTCTGCCCCATAGGAGAGGAGACGGAGACCCAGGCCCTCCTGGCCATCGACGCGGAAGGCCGCGTCTACAGCCTCGACCACAGCGGCGACTGGTACCTGGGCTCCCACATCGACGAGGCCCTGGCCACCCTGGCCTCAGGAACGCAGCCGGAACGACTGAAGGCAGGCTGAGCCCACCGCCCCGGGCGCGGGCGCGCGGGGGCTGCGACATCCGCCGCCTCCGCCGCGCGGGCGAGGCACGAGCCAGCGACACCTGCCCCACCGCCCGCGCAGGCAAAGCACGGACCTACGACATCCGCCCCACCGCCGCTCAGGCAAGGCACGGGCCAGCGACATCTGCCCCACCGCCGCTCAGGCAAAGCACGGGCCAGCGACATCTGCCCCACCGCCGCGCAGGCGAAACGCGGGGCCGCGACATCCGCCCCACCGCCGCCCGGGCGAGGCACGAGCCAGCGACACCTGCCCCACCGCCGCTCAGGCAAAGCACGGACCTGCGACATCCGCCCCACCGCCGCCCGGGCAAAGCACGAGCCAGCGACACCTGCCCCACCGCCCGCGCAGGCAAAACACGGACCTACGACACCCGCCCCACCGCCGCGCAGGCAAAACACGGACCTACGACATCCGCCCCACCGCCGCCCGGGCAAAGCACGAGCCAGCGACACCTGCCCCACCGCCCGCGCAGGCAAAGCACGGACCAGCGACATCCGCCCCACCGCCGCGCAGGCACGACCACCCACGACGCGCCCGCAGACACCCGGCGGCAGACGCCACACGCCAGCACGCGCCCGCAGACACCCGGCCGCAAGCACCACATGCCAGCACACGCCCGCAGACAGCGAGCCGCAGGCACCCCGGCGGCAGCACACGCCCGGCAGACAGCCAGCCGCAGGCACCCCGGTGGCAGGGCGCGGCACAGCCAACCCGGGGGGGGAGCGCTCAGGCCCCGGCGGCAGGGCGCGGCACAGCCGACCGGGGAGGGAAGCGCTCAGGCCCCGGCGACAGCCGCAGGCAGCACCGCCGACACCCGGAAACCACCCGCGTCCGTCGGCCCCGACACGAAAACACCGCCCAGCGCGGTGACCCGCTCCTTCATGCCCACCAGGCCATTGCCCCCACTCGGCAGCCGAGCATCCCCGGGACCCACCTCCGGCGGCGGCTCGTTCTCCACCTGCATCGCGATCTCCGCACCGCGATGCGCGAGCCGGACGTACGTCTTGGCGCCCGCCGCGTGCTTGTGCACGTTCGTCAACGCCTCCTGAACCACCCGGTACGCGGTCTGCTCCACGTCCGCCGCATACGCACGGGAGTCACCCTCCACGGAGAGATCCACCGCCATCCCCGCCGCCCGCGACTGCCCCACCAGCTCATCGAGCTCCGCCAGACACGGCCCGTCCTCGTCCACCGCACGCGAGGCGGCAGCAGCAGCGGCGAACCCCACAGCGGCCAACGGCACCGCATCGGACACCGACCCGTGCCGACCCCCCGCGGCAGGCGGAGCCTCCCCGGTCCGCAGCACACCCAGCATCTCGCGCAACTCCGTCAGAGCCTGCCGCCCCATGTCACCCACGAGAGCGGCATTCTTGACAGCCTTCTCAGGATCTTTCCGGGCGACAGCCTGCAAAGCAGCAGCATGCACCACCATCAGACTCACCCGATGCGCGACGACGTCATGCATCTCCCGCGCGATCCGCGTCCGCTCCTCATTACGCGCCCACTCCGCCCGCTCCTCGGCCCGCTCGGCCAGCAGCTGCAACTCACCCTTCAGGCTGTCCGCCCGCTCCCGCAGACTCTCCATCAGCCGCCGCCGAGCCCCGATATACAGCCCGAGCAGGATCGGCGGCGCGGTCAGCCCGATGGACGTGGTGATCGCGATGAACGGTATGAACCCCTCCGCGAACCCCAGCTCCCCGCTCTCCATGTCCTGCCGAGTCCGCACGAGCGTCACGATGAGCGTCCCGAGCAAGGACATCCCGGCAAGGGACCCGATGATCCGCCGAGGCAACTCGGACGCGGCCAGCGTGTAAAGCCCGACCACGGTCAGGAAGATCCCCATCTGCGCGGGCGTGATCGCAATCGAAATGAGCACCACGGCGATCGGCCACCGCCGCCGCAACACCAGCGAAGCCCCCGCCAGCACCCCGAACGCGATCCCCACCCCCGTGGGAATCCCCGTGTCCCCCGCGAACGTGATCCCCTCGGCCCCGCACTCCGCCGCCGAGGCCAGCGCAAGCCCCACATCCAGCACGGCACTACGCCGCCGCTCCCACCACCACGGCCCGTTCACGGCCGCTCTGTGGTTCTCCCCCGTCGTGGTCATGCCTTCCAGCCTACGGGCGACAAGCCCTCCTTTTCCGGCGAGTTTCCGGCTCGGTGATCGAACGCATGCGCTGACCGTCGCGAAACGAAACGGCCCGAATTCCCTCGAACTGTTGAACCGCTCCCGAATCTCTGCCGGACGTCCGCATTCCGGACAAGGGTCGTCGCATGACAGAAATCACGGATCGCCGGGGGAAGTACGCCGACTTCGAAGGGTTGCGGGAGCGGGCAATCGCGCTGCGGCGGGAGGGACTGAGCCGCCGCCAGATCCGCGACCGCCTCCTCGTGGACAACAACGACATCCTGAACCGCCTCCTGGAGGGCGAACCGGCCCCGGAGTGGACGAAGCGCCCGAACGCGAAGGACGACCTACGGGAACGGGCCCGGGAGCTGCGGCTCCAGGGCATGACCTACGACCAGATCCAGGTGGAGCTGGGGTGCTCGAAGGGGTCGATCTCACTGTGGGTGCGGGATCTCCCGAAGCCGGAGCGGCGCGATCCGTCAGAGCAGGCGAAGCTGGCGGCGCGGAAACGGTGGGAGCACGAACTCACGGTGCGGGACGAGGAGCGGCAGCGCGTGAAGGAAGCCGCGCGCCAGCAGATGGAGAACATGTCGGCACGCGAACTCATGTTCGCCGGGGTCGCTCTGTACTGGGCGGAAGGCACGAAGGACAAGCCGTACGACCGCCGCGAAAACGTCACCTTCGTCAACAGTGACCCAGGCGTCATCCAGCTCTACCTGGCCTGGCTGAGATTGCTCGATGTCGCGCCCGAGCGCCTGCAGTACCGGGTCATGATCCACATGACGGCGGACATAGAGGGCGCCAAGCAGTACTGGGCAGACCTGGTCGGCATCGACGCTTCTTCGTTCCAGAAGACAACGATCAAGAAGCACAACCCGAGAACGGTCCGGAAGAACGTAGGCGAGAACTACCGGGGTTGCCTGGTCGTACGAGTCAAGCAAGGAGCCGATTTGTACCGTCGCATCGAAGGCTGGTGGTCTGGCATGGTGGTGGAGGCCAAGCGGCATACCGCGTAGGCTGCTCCCGCCATCCCCTGTGGTGTAATTGGCAACACCCGGCACTTTGACTGCCGTATTCCAGGTTCGAGCCCTGGCGGGGGAGCCAACGTTCGGGTCCTGACCGCACGGTCAGGACCCGCCCTCATTTCCGCCCCACAACGCCCCGGTATCCTGCGGATGTCCAATCCCCGCACATCCGAAGCCGAAGGGCACCCCCGTGAGCGCCAACAGCCCGGCAGCCGTCGTCGTCCTTGCAGCGGGTGAGGGCACCCGTATGAAGTCGGCCACTCCCAAGGTCCTGCATGAGATCTGTGGCCGTTCCCTCATCGGGCATGTGCTCGAAGCCGCGTACGCGCTGAGCCCGGAGCGGCTCGTCACCGTGGTCGGGTTCGCCCGTGAGCAGGTCATCGCGCATCTGGGGACGATCGCCCCGGACGTGCGCACGGCGTACCAGAGCGAGCAGAAGGGCACGGGCCACGCGGTCCGTATCGGTCTGGACGAGCTCGGCGGGGCCGTGGACGGGACCGTCATCGTCGTCTGTGGTGACACCCCGCTGCTGACGGGCGCGACCCTGCAGAAGCTGGCCGAGACGCACACGGGCGACGGCAACGCCGTCACCGTGCTGACCGCCGAGGTGCCGGACGCGACCGGTTACGGCCGGATCGTGCGGGACGGCGAGAGCGGTGCGGTGACCGCGATCGTGGAGCACAAGGACGCCACTGAGACGCAGCGCCTGATCCGTGAGATCAACTCCGGTGTGTTCGCGTTCGATGGGCAGCTGCTCGCGAAGGCGTTGGGCAAGGTGCGTACGGACAACAGTCAGGGTGAGGAGTACCTGACCGATGTTCTGGGGATCCTGCGGGAGGCGGGGCATCGGGTGGGTGCGGCTGTCGCCCTCGATCATGAGGAGATCGCGGGGATCAACAACCGCGTTCAACTGGCCGAGGCCCGGCGCACCTTGAACGACCGGTTGCTCACCGAGGCGATGCTGGCGGGTGTGACGGTGGTGGACCCGGCGTCGACGTGGTTCGACGCGACGGTGACGTACGAGCAGGACGCGCTGGTGCACCCCGGCACGCAGCTCCACGGCGTCACGCATCTCGGCGAGGGCGCGGAGGTCGGGCCCAACACCCGCCTGACGAACACCAGGGTGGGTGCGGGCGCCCGGGTGGACAACACGGTGGCGTACGACTCGGAGGTCGGGGAGCAGGCGAGCGTCGGTCCGTACGCGTATCTGCGGCCGGGCACCCGGCTCGGTGTGAAGGCCAAGGCCGGTACGTATGTGGAGATGAAGAACGCGTCGATCGGTGAGGGTTCGAAGGTCCCGCATCTGTCGTACGTGGGTGATGCGACGATCGGTGATTTCACCAACATCGGTGCTGCGAGCGTATTTGTGAATTACGACGGTGAGGCGAAGCACCACACGACGGTGGGGTCGCACTGCAAGACCGGTTCGGACAACATGTTTGTGGCTCCTGTCACTGTTGGGGACGGTGCTTATACGGCGGCGGGTTCGGTCATCACGAAGGATGTTCCGGCGGGTTCGCTGGCTGTGGCCCGTGGCCAGCAGCGGAATATCGAGGGTTGGGTGGCGCGCAAGCGTCCGGGGAGCGCGGCTGCGAGGGCGGCGGAGGCGGCGTCCGGGGAGTCCAGGAATTCGGCAAGCGGAAGCTGACCGGAAACAGGTGCGTCGTACAACGCGTACCGTGATAGATGCACACCATTTCGGCCGGCTCAGCGCTTCGGACTGTGTTTTTCCGGGGCGTGCGAGGACGGCAGCGGGAAGAACTCGTCTGAGGAGACTAGTGCTGTGACCGGGATCAAGACGACCGGCGAGAAGAAGTTGATGCTCTTCTCCGGCCGCGCCCACCCCGAGTTGGCCGAGGAGGTCGCACACAAGCTGGGTGTCGGCATCGTGCCGACGAAGGCTTTCGATTTCGCCAATGGCGAGATCTATGTGCGGTATCAGGAGTCGGCTCGTGGTGCGGACTGCTTCTTGATCCAGAGCCACACGGCTCCGATCAACAAGTGGATCATGGAGCAGTTGATCATGATCGACGCGCTGAAGCGTGCGTCGGCCCGCTCTATCACCGTGATCGTG from Streptomyces sp. BA2 encodes:
- a CDS encoding YwqJ-related putative deaminase, giving the protein MHTAQTSTAGRTTGTTAPTATAENPADAGDPRVGWSNTSAHAPTLRQRRDGILPTVAAALSVRGATLTCTAGRGEEPPALHPLVQDFLDTLTSGQRERFTGRCAEAILISRHLTAADGSRSKRAARKPMTNGEARKALKHAKLTTRRIREDGDPLHGGFARPCRSCTALTAHFGVRIVEPATPES
- a CDS encoding SMI1/KNR4 family protein, with the protein product MTTGRLGQQAAPPNAAYAGQVVHFPDPVRATRHPRGVRVDEHGYPDFSAYARAAAEIAEPPEGFGVDELRLTDYVSANAAMAAADHELWDTIPPVATPHGWTWHHVPGGRRLELVPVEVKALLRHHGGLATTPVDQNKRGTRPLQETRPAHLALPKSAVAVSEQEVLGAEEELGYRLPGAYRSFLKAAGGCAPVGTALDAELGLLIDQPFFTVRDEAAVNDLVYVNKCLRDHLTKDYLAVGFVQGGILAVKVKGDLIGSVWFCAYDDARDVSETAAWQPAERVQRLLLPCGDDFDAFLSRLAGNPPELETVANLMVDGGFARAVPVGE
- a CDS encoding SUKH-3 domain-containing protein, producing the protein MHTDQHTENPTQPTAASPRFPVPVDAALRAAGWTPGRWDIKQAEIWADVLRRHTSPAGHRHAVFPAAVEAWAEFGGLHITPQGPGRHIAPATVHLDPLYGLHLARTLGDLGRALDTEVCPIGEETETQALLAIDAEGRVYSLDHSGDWYLGSHIDEALATLASGTQPERLKAG
- the glmU gene encoding bifunctional UDP-N-acetylglucosamine diphosphorylase/glucosamine-1-phosphate N-acetyltransferase GlmU, coding for MSANSPAAVVVLAAGEGTRMKSATPKVLHEICGRSLIGHVLEAAYALSPERLVTVVGFAREQVIAHLGTIAPDVRTAYQSEQKGTGHAVRIGLDELGGAVDGTVIVVCGDTPLLTGATLQKLAETHTGDGNAVTVLTAEVPDATGYGRIVRDGESGAVTAIVEHKDATETQRLIREINSGVFAFDGQLLAKALGKVRTDNSQGEEYLTDVLGILREAGHRVGAAVALDHEEIAGINNRVQLAEARRTLNDRLLTEAMLAGVTVVDPASTWFDATVTYEQDALVHPGTQLHGVTHLGEGAEVGPNTRLTNTRVGAGARVDNTVAYDSEVGEQASVGPYAYLRPGTRLGVKAKAGTYVEMKNASIGEGSKVPHLSYVGDATIGDFTNIGAASVFVNYDGEAKHHTTVGSHCKTGSDNMFVAPVTVGDGAYTAAGSVITKDVPAGSLAVARGQQRNIEGWVARKRPGSAAARAAEAASGESRNSASGS
- a CDS encoding sensor histidine kinase — its product is MTTTGENHRAAVNGPWWWERRRSAVLDVGLALASAAECGAEGITFAGDTGIPTGVGIAFGVLAGASLVLRRRWPIAVVLISIAITPAQMGIFLTVVGLYTLAASELPRRIIGSLAGMSLLGTLIVTLVRTRQDMESGELGFAEGFIPFIAITTSIGLTAPPILLGLYIGARRRLMESLRERADSLKGELQLLAERAEERAEWARNEERTRIAREMHDVVAHRVSLMVVHAAALQAVARKDPEKAVKNAALVGDMGRQALTELREMLGVLRTGEAPPAAGGRHGSVSDAVPLAAVGFAAAAAASRAVDEDGPCLAELDELVGQSRAAGMAVDLSVEGDSRAYAADVEQTAYRVVQEALTNVHKHAAGAKTYVRLAHRGAEIAMQVENEPPPEVGPGDARLPSGGNGLVGMKERVTALGGVFVSGPTDAGGFRVSAVLPAAVAGA